The genomic interval gcggtgtaaggtgccgcctggcggtttccctcaaaatcgcccagcgtcaatcgccatgcctactcctcgctctgggccgcccggcggtttaagtgtgccgccgggcgatgCGTCGATCTTcgaatcttcatttttttgctcttttctagagtctacgacctgtatcttcaactccattcttcattttctcaaaatagctacaaaacaagcataatatcgctaaaaacagcttttgactctctacagactcatttattgagtttttctttattctaggctcattccaagtagtaaagggcgtaattcggtccaaattgacatatgaaaataactgtttttcaaccttcatcaaactCTTACCTTACTTAGATCTCAATGATTTTGTTTAGCTATGTGTGAGATGGAAGAACaacttagaagaaaagcttcaaCTAAAAGGAATTACCCTACCACCTCCGAGTATAGGAAAGCTtctaagagggagggtagtccATTGAGGTATGAAAAacctcaagaaaaagaaaaaaagaaagagaaagtgagaggtaaagaaaaagagagagagcgCGAAAGAAATACCCCTCACAAAGAGTCTTCAAAAGAAACAAGGGGTAGAGAGACTAGATGCTTTAagtgtggagaaagaggacattATTGTTCTGAgtgtcctcataaaaggtctacttatctcttggaccaccaaagtgaaaatgaagattcttcTAGTGATTTGAATACACCCATATCTGAGGAAGAAGCCTTACCTTGTGAAGGTGAGTTATTGTTGGTTATAAGACTTCTTGGAAGTCAAACCAAAGAGCTAGAACAATCTCAAAGGGAGAACCTATTCCGCACAAgatgcaaaatttttgaaaacacttgttcattaattgtggatagtggttattctagcaattgttgtagttctaGAGTGGTTAACAAATTAGCCTTATCTACTATTCCTCATCCCAAGCCTTATAAGCTTCAGTAGATAACAGAGGATGAAAAAATAGTAGTGAACACACAAGTAACCATACCAATATCCATTGGCAAATATGAAGAAAGtgttttatgtgatgttgttccaATGGATGCTAGGCATGTATTACTTGGTAGgccatggcaatatgatcataactccactcatgatggctataccaacaaaataactttcctcTATAAAGGCAATAAAATCACATTTATTCCTCTTACACCTGAACAAgtgaaagaggatgagataaaaatcaaagaaaaaattgaaaaagaaagaaaacaagaaattagGTTGGACAAGCAACCttctcaagaaaagaagaaggtgACAAAGGTATGCATGATGTTAACTCCTTCCTTAGTAGGTAAATACCTTGACTATCCTTCTCAAAAACATCACTTTGATTATCCATTTCATCATGGGGAATGttcaaaacaaagtgaaaacaaaaaggcTATGAtttcttctaataatttttttgtcacaAGGCCTTCATTTAATATTCTTCTCTTTGCATATCTCTTATTCCTCATAAtcatttttgctatcttttgtagatatatctttgacccaggaggaaaataaacaccaaagttgtgcttcttctttcttcccgatttgaggacaaatcgtttttaaagagggagggaatgatggcaaccccaaaatggacttcccatccaaagaagcatcaaccacactaagactatgaaagggaagttgaatacaaacttaatcttttctttctaaagtcttagcatctTNNNNNNNNNNNNNNNNNNNNNNNNNNNNNNNNNNNNNNNNNNNNNNNNNNNNNNNNNNNNNNNNNNNNNNNNNNNNNNNNNNNNNNNNNNNNNNNNNNNNNNNNNNNNNNNNNNNNNNNNNNNNNNNNNNNNNNNNNNNNNNNNNNNNNNNNNNNNNNNNNNNNNNNNNNNNNNNNNNNNNNNNNNNNNNNNNNNNNNNNNNNNNNNNNNNNNNNNNNNNNNNNNNNNNNNNNNNNNNNNNNNNNNNNNNNNNNNNNNNNNNNNNNNNNNNNNNNNNNNNNNNNNNNNNNNNNNNNNNNNNNNNNNNNNNNNNNNNNNNNNNNNNNNNNNNNNNNNNNNNNNNNNNNNNNNNNNNaatgctgttgagatttctccagaatcatttttcagagttcaaacacttgTGCCTCTTCTGCACCCTCTCCTCTACCTTCCTTCCCTCTTGAAAGGTTTTCAGAGCTTGAgaatccttgcttcttccacacaccttcattgaagccttcatcaaacacctttcGTGCTTCATGTTGCAGCTTCATTCCGCTGCTATCTCTGAACTTGGAGGTTGTTCGTGATTGAATTCCAAGAGAGCTTCCATCACTACCCAACCcgacccggctcaccacgggttggttAGTTAGTGAACCAACCAACCCGATTCAtctattagcgagccagaaaaatttgaacccggttCGACCCACCATGGATTGGTGGGTAAATGGGTTGGTTTAGTGGctcacttgatttttttttaaataaaaaacaaattataaagtttctataatttaaatttaaacaaatttcacttccaaatttcactctcaacatgggtgtttaattaattttgaaaatagggaacttaaataattttttcaaacaaaaaaaataataaatattttttataaaattaaaattatattttaataaaataaaattaagtagatAGGTTGGTGGGTCAACATGGGGCACCACGAGTTCAATCTGCATGAGttgggtttaaatgagtcgagttgaaatctgactcgcataaaaaagatataattttttcaaacccaaccgaCTTGAACTCGTAGTAGACCTGATTGACCCgcaggttgtgacccattttgacacctCTAACTATTTTAATGTGTAAAATTAAGGAATAAAATATCTTTCTggcttaattaatttttaaattaatgaaattggatgagtaattttaaaatgactaaaatttattagtatttacaaatttaaataatattttaatatttcggagagtatataatattatttttaatattttaaaatccattaaCATCAATTCTCCTTATCTTCTTTTCCGGGGAGGAAACCCAAAGACAGAATAGCAACAATGGGGAGTGGACGAGAAGGAATATATTTCATGGCGtttctccttctcttctctCATTCGGAATTGAGATTCTCAGAGGCTGCAACGGAGGACCCAATTCCAGCAGATTGGCCTCACCAGTTCCACGCGTTGATGTTCATGAACCGAACCGGATATCTCCAGAAATTGGACTTGTGGTACGACTGGTCCAACGGTCGCAACTTCAACATAATTCAGAACCAGCTGGACAACGTTGTAACTTACGACCTGGAGTGGAACAACGGCACCTCCTTCGTCTACACGCTCGATCCCTCCAACCCCACGTGTCAAGTCCTGCAGGTAGAAGTGGGTATTCTCCGCCCCAATTGGCTCCAGGGTGCAACCTATCTGGGTCAGCAGCGAGTTAATAATTTCCTCTGCAATGTGTGGGAGAAGGTCGATTTCATTTGGTACTACGAGGATGTCCTCACTCGCAGGCCTGTTAAGTGGATCTTCTACTCAGGTACACTTACACACTCCTCTCTTGCTTGCTAAAACCTGACGTATGATTCATTCTATGttattgattatataattaacattGATAGCAAATATATCAGTACTTATTGgataaatgaaatttgaagcACTAAACATTTACGAGTCATTTCCATAGTAAGAGATTATTGGGTAGTCCAGGACTTAATCCTTTCTGGACTCCAATAAAAGTTTTTGCAAAGGTCTccaaagttttaattttgaaaatgattgcTTCTGAGAGCAACAATTGACACACCTTTTGCACCTGATCTTAGTGGGAAGAAATAAATTCCCAGTCACGATGTGAATCCAAAGGTGAACTTAGTGGGATGAAAATAAAGTCCCACTCACAAACACGTTATCCTTTAGTTAAACATTGGATGTAGTTTTTTATTGATGTGCCATAACTTGATTAGATGAACATGATTTACTATAGGAAATCGAGAAAGGTGATTTACAATCTCAATTGACACATAAAGATAATCAactgtaattattttttgtcatattaAAAAGCTTGAACATATTTGCTAAATAGGTATTGATGGAAAACATGAATGTACATGTAATGGATTATGAgaacttaatttttttcaataatgacTAATGCGATCAACTCAACAATAGCCACTATTATTGGCTTATGATGTTATcttaaaattgaagtttgatTTTATCTGAACATCCAGAGTTGTTACCCCAAAATTATATGGTTGTCATATCATTAGTCAATTTGCAGTTGTTGGTATTGTTTTGTTAGCTATGTTTGTATGTCTtccttatttgaaatatttgctTGGGCGTTTATTGAGGTTAGCACGCTTTGATTTAGTGAATACTAATCTAATTTGGGGAATGCAGGATACACTGCTAACGTGATGACATTTGAGGTCGGTGCAGTACTTGAGGATCCAAATTGGCAGTCTCCTGAGTACTGTTTTACTGAGAATGAAAAGCAAAATGATAACCCCATTTTAAGACCTGCTGTTCGTGGTGGTTCTCTTGGGAGTTTAATGAGAGGGGTACCCCCTCGGGAAACTATGTAATTATAGTTTTGATCAACTAGAGATTCTCATGCATCACTCTGTTGTTTCTGAGCCATGACAATCTTTGTAAATTATACTAGACCAAGCACCcacaaattttattgaatttccTCTGTTTTGTCGAACTTATCGAATTTTATTGAATTTCCTCTGGTAAAAGAGGCTTAATTAGTTGAGCTCATTCATAAGTGGAACCATTGCAAGTGATTTGGGAAAGTGTAACCTAATATTGTATAGAATCCTTATAAGCGAAATCAATGCAATTCTTGTACTTCTTGTGTCAATAGACATAAGATTCTACATGAAGAGACGTGAATAAGCTAGTGTAGCTTTCATGAAATATTTCCCTTTTCTACTTTCTTtctagatatatattttttagcgTATGGTGAATACTTATGCGTGATCTCATTCTTTTCTATCGagtttgatgaagaagaagattttACTCAAGAGCTTGAAATGGATTCAACACCAACTTAAAAGAGAATGAGTTGATGAGGTAAGAACCATTAAACTTTCAACTATGATCTTATTTGTTTGTTCATGATAGAATTCTATGACTCATGGTGTGTAGAATACtaaggtcttgttcacttgagtggatttgagggagagtaattgagtggatttgagaggatttgaaggtaattttttttgttgtttatttgagtgaatttggaggtaaacgagtatgaatttggaagtaaatttttttaatctaccatataaattaaatcttacactaattctcacaaactttacttccaaattcagtCTCTTtaacctccaaattcactcaaataaacagcaaaaaaaattaccttcaaatcctctcaaatccactcaattacttcccctcaaatccactcaagtgaacaaggcctaaaACAACTTGTCTATGATTTAAATGccattattattagaaaaaaaaaatgtgtttttatgatTTAAGCCTTATGGATTGCATCCTAAATTCTAAGCTTGTAATAATGCAAACGAGTGacatatacaatataaaataacaaagaaagtaaGTTAAATGAATAACTATTACtaatgaaaagattgattatagaaaatacataaatcAACAACTGAAGAACTATGTTTGGCTGATAAAACTAGGGGTGGGCAAACTGTCATACAGTATACTACActattaaaatctataaataactataaattattttaacaaaactgtactgaataaaaaatagttcaaaagtaacttaaacaattttttaattcacaTACTGCAGTACATTTTATTCATGTTTCCCCTTCACGTTCAGTAATGGAAACAACTCACAAAACTCTTTCCGC from Vigna radiata var. radiata cultivar VC1973A chromosome 9, Vradiata_ver6, whole genome shotgun sequence carries:
- the LOC106773692 gene encoding uncharacterized protein At4g14100, encoding MGSGREGIYFMAFLLLFSHSELRFSEAATEDPIPADWPHQFHALMFMNRTGYLQKLDLWYDWSNGRNFNIIQNQLDNVVTYDLEWNNGTSFVYTLDPSNPTCQVLQVEVGILRPNWLQGATYLGQQRVNNFLCNVWEKVDFIWYYEDVLTRRPVKWIFYSGYTANVMTFEVGAVLEDPNWQSPEYCFTENEKQNDNPILRPAVRGGSLGSLMRGVPPRETM